In Qipengyuania psychrotolerans, one DNA window encodes the following:
- a CDS encoding saccharopine dehydrogenase family protein, protein MADTEFDIVIYGATGYTGRLVAEHFVREYGDSSDGPKWAMAGRSEDKLTAVRDEIGAPSTTPMIVADASDPASLEAMCKRTKVVLTTVGPYQLYGDALVEACVKTGTDYADLCGEPAWMAQQIAKHHEAAKKSGARICFSSGFDSIPFDLGVMMLQKEAKAMHGSPAPRVKGRVRAMQGTFSGGTAASLGATMKAAMKDPKVIGVIRDPFALAPGFDGPDQPSGMIPHYEEEVGKWAAPFVMAPINTKNVHRTNFLLGHPYGEDFRYDEMVLTSPGEAGKAAANAMVELAKNPFGAKPPKPGEGPTPEERENGFYDVLFIGEWPDGKRIKYGVKGKYDPGYGSTSRMLGETGMALLESNAEGGVGTPGSFLGEALVKRLRERANLTFALED, encoded by the coding sequence ATGGCCGACACCGAATTCGACATCGTGATCTATGGCGCAACCGGATATACCGGACGTCTCGTCGCTGAACATTTCGTGCGGGAATATGGCGACAGCAGCGATGGTCCCAAGTGGGCGATGGCAGGGCGCAGCGAAGACAAGCTGACCGCCGTTCGCGATGAAATCGGAGCGCCTTCGACCACTCCGATGATCGTTGCAGATGCTTCAGATCCCGCCAGCCTCGAGGCAATGTGCAAGCGCACCAAGGTCGTGCTGACCACTGTCGGCCCATATCAGCTTTATGGCGATGCGCTGGTCGAAGCCTGTGTAAAAACCGGCACCGACTATGCCGATCTGTGCGGCGAACCTGCCTGGATGGCGCAGCAGATTGCCAAACACCACGAGGCCGCGAAGAAGAGCGGCGCGCGGATATGCTTCTCCTCCGGCTTCGACTCCATTCCTTTCGACCTTGGCGTGATGATGCTGCAAAAGGAAGCCAAGGCAATGCACGGATCGCCCGCACCGCGCGTCAAAGGCCGTGTCCGCGCAATGCAGGGCACATTCTCTGGGGGCACTGCGGCAAGCCTCGGCGCGACGATGAAGGCCGCGATGAAGGACCCCAAGGTGATCGGCGTAATCCGCGATCCCTTCGCCCTTGCGCCGGGTTTCGACGGGCCCGACCAGCCATCAGGAATGATCCCGCATTACGAAGAAGAGGTCGGCAAATGGGCCGCACCTTTCGTCATGGCACCGATCAATACCAAGAATGTGCACCGCACCAACTTCCTGCTCGGTCACCCGTATGGCGAGGATTTTCGCTATGACGAAATGGTGCTCACCAGCCCCGGCGAAGCGGGCAAGGCCGCGGCCAATGCCATGGTCGAACTGGCCAAGAACCCGTTCGGGGCAAAGCCGCCCAAGCCCGGCGAAGGACCCACACCGGAAGAACGTGAGAACGGCTTTTACGACGTGCTTTTCATCGGCGAATGGCCCGACGGCAAGCGCATCAAGTACGGCGTAAAAGGAAAGTACGATCCGGGTTACGGTTCGACCAGCCGGATGCTGGGCGAAACCGGCATGGCCCTGCTCGAAAGCAATGCCGAGGGCGGCGTTGGCACCCCCGGATCGTTCTTGGGCGAAGCGTTGGTAAAGCGACTGCGCGAGCGCGCCAACCTTACCTTCGCCCTCGAGGATTGA
- a CDS encoding TonB-dependent receptor: MAQNSDPEEVSAAQEGEVEPVADDLHDRRLDSRGTIIVTAEGLRQFDLLAGTSVMEGDNLDRNLDGQLGEVLASIPGVTATGFAPGASRPILRGFSGERVKVLVDGIGAIDVSNTSADHAVSIDPLTAESIEVLRGPAVLLYGSQAIGGAVNVIDKRIPRRVPNEAIHVDAILRANTASDLREGGASVDIPLGGGFVSHFDGSYRKTDDLEIAGFVLAPTLRAELLETAAEEEAEGELEEAAELREAANASGVLFNSGTETWTANAGVAFFRDRSNLGVSIGVYDTFYGVPIAPGAGHHEGEEEGGAEESEEEGPETVNIGLRQYRADMRGDIYLGEGVFEKLKIRAGYSDYTHTEFEGDEVGTVFDVQGMEARAELVQNPNGRWRGSLGLQYYFRDFFAEGEEAYVAPNRTEQAAIFALQEYGDGPIQLEGAARFETTTVDSVPLGIERDFNAVSGAIGLAYDGPDAFRAGVNISRVARAPSAEELFSNGPHIATQQFEIGDADLGLERAWGAELFARGRVGDLDFTLAAFKNWFDDYIYLSETGAEEDELPVFIYLQQDATYQGLEGEVLWRFLDTGNFALTADLRGEYVEAELSDGSAVPRIPPISLLGALEASTPALDLRGEVEWYDGQDDVAEFETATESFTFVNAIATWRPIRTEPSLSVILKAENIFDVSGRRHASFTKDFVPLAGRNFSAAVRFSY; this comes from the coding sequence GTGGCGCAGAACAGCGATCCTGAGGAGGTCAGCGCTGCTCAAGAGGGAGAGGTTGAGCCGGTAGCCGACGATTTGCACGACCGCAGGCTCGATTCACGCGGGACTATCATCGTCACCGCAGAAGGCCTGCGCCAATTCGACCTGCTTGCCGGCACGAGCGTGATGGAGGGCGATAATCTCGATCGCAATCTCGACGGCCAACTTGGCGAGGTGCTCGCAAGCATTCCCGGGGTCACGGCTACCGGATTTGCGCCCGGAGCATCGCGACCCATCCTGCGCGGTTTCTCCGGAGAGCGTGTAAAGGTGCTGGTCGATGGTATCGGCGCGATCGATGTTTCAAACACGTCTGCAGACCATGCAGTTTCCATCGATCCATTGACGGCCGAGAGCATCGAAGTCCTGCGCGGCCCAGCCGTCCTGCTATACGGCAGCCAGGCAATCGGCGGCGCGGTCAATGTCATCGACAAGCGCATTCCGCGGCGCGTCCCGAACGAAGCCATCCATGTCGATGCGATCCTGCGGGCCAACACCGCCAGCGACCTTCGCGAAGGCGGGGCATCGGTCGATATTCCTCTGGGCGGCGGCTTCGTTTCCCATTTTGACGGGTCTTACCGCAAAACGGATGATCTCGAGATTGCCGGATTCGTCCTCGCCCCGACGCTACGAGCTGAACTGCTCGAAACCGCAGCAGAGGAAGAAGCGGAGGGCGAGCTGGAGGAAGCTGCAGAACTGCGTGAAGCTGCGAACGCCAGCGGCGTGCTGTTCAACAGCGGCACTGAAACATGGACGGCCAATGCCGGTGTTGCCTTCTTCCGCGATCGATCGAACCTCGGTGTTTCCATCGGTGTTTATGACACTTTCTACGGCGTTCCGATTGCGCCGGGCGCCGGACACCACGAAGGTGAAGAAGAGGGCGGCGCAGAAGAGTCCGAGGAAGAAGGTCCGGAAACCGTCAACATCGGCCTGCGCCAATACCGCGCCGATATGCGCGGCGATATCTACCTCGGCGAGGGCGTGTTCGAGAAACTCAAGATCCGGGCAGGCTATTCCGATTACACCCACACCGAATTCGAAGGCGACGAAGTAGGCACCGTTTTCGATGTGCAGGGCATGGAAGCCCGCGCCGAACTGGTGCAGAATCCCAATGGACGCTGGCGCGGCTCGCTGGGCCTGCAGTATTATTTTCGCGATTTCTTCGCCGAGGGCGAGGAGGCTTATGTTGCCCCGAACCGCACCGAACAGGCCGCGATCTTCGCATTGCAGGAATATGGCGATGGGCCGATCCAGCTCGAAGGCGCGGCGCGTTTCGAAACCACCACGGTGGATTCGGTGCCGCTCGGGATCGAGCGTGACTTCAACGCTGTCTCAGGTGCTATCGGCCTAGCCTATGATGGCCCCGATGCGTTCCGGGCCGGCGTGAACATTTCCCGCGTGGCCCGCGCGCCCAGCGCCGAAGAGCTTTTCTCCAACGGCCCCCACATTGCGACGCAGCAGTTCGAAATCGGTGATGCGGATCTTGGGCTGGAGCGGGCATGGGGCGCAGAACTTTTCGCCCGTGGGCGTGTCGGCGACCTCGATTTCACCCTGGCCGCCTTCAAGAATTGGTTCGACGATTACATCTACCTGTCCGAAACCGGAGCGGAAGAGGATGAACTGCCAGTCTTCATCTATCTCCAGCAGGACGCCACCTATCAAGGCCTCGAAGGGGAGGTGCTGTGGCGCTTCCTCGACACCGGGAACTTTGCTTTGACGGCCGATTTGCGCGGCGAATATGTCGAGGCCGAGCTGTCCGATGGATCGGCAGTTCCGCGCATCCCGCCCATCAGCCTGCTGGGCGCACTCGAAGCGTCGACACCGGCGCTCGATCTGCGCGGCGAAGTCGAATGGTATGATGGTCAGGACGACGTTGCCGAGTTCGAAACCGCAACCGAAAGCTTCACCTTCGTCAACGCGATCGCAACGTGGCGCCCGATCCGGACGGAACCGTCGCTAAGCGTAATCCTCAAGGCCGAAAACATCTTCGATGTCAGCGGCCGACGTCACGCCAGCTTCACTAAGGACTTCGTCCCGCTGGCCGGCCGCAACTTCAGCGCTGCGGTCCGGTTCAGCTACTGA
- a CDS encoding tetratricopeptide repeat protein, protein MGLNIDEQKAVERFKTDVVEPSMTKLVILDFYADWCGPCKALAPMLEKVAAEYADKGVVLKKVDVDKEKFIASQFQVQSIPTVYAMFQGQPVADLTNARSESQLKQTLDQILAQVPIQAGDAGDPQAQAAEQAEQFVAMGEEILAGGDAARAAGIFAQVTEMAPDNAPAHAGLIRALIQAEQVEEAKKVLEAARANPAIAADPAIETAASALDLAGSKVDDSELVGLREKASANPQDMDARLAYAEAAFAAGERDASAAELLAMVEADREWNEGAARTKLVEIFSAVGLEDPWVVETRRKLSRLLFG, encoded by the coding sequence ATGGGGTTGAATATCGACGAGCAAAAGGCGGTCGAGCGGTTCAAGACGGATGTCGTAGAGCCTTCGATGACGAAGCTCGTCATTCTCGATTTTTATGCTGACTGGTGCGGACCCTGCAAGGCGCTGGCACCGATGCTGGAAAAGGTCGCCGCCGAATATGCCGATAAAGGCGTGGTCCTGAAGAAGGTCGACGTCGACAAGGAAAAATTCATCGCGTCGCAGTTCCAGGTGCAATCCATTCCGACTGTCTATGCCATGTTCCAGGGTCAGCCCGTCGCCGACCTGACAAACGCCCGCAGCGAATCGCAGTTGAAGCAGACGCTCGACCAGATCCTTGCGCAGGTGCCGATCCAGGCCGGGGACGCTGGCGATCCTCAGGCACAGGCTGCCGAACAGGCCGAACAATTCGTGGCAATGGGCGAGGAAATTCTCGCTGGCGGCGACGCAGCGCGGGCAGCAGGCATCTTTGCACAGGTGACGGAAATGGCTCCCGATAACGCGCCAGCGCATGCCGGATTGATCCGCGCGCTGATTCAGGCCGAACAGGTCGAAGAAGCGAAAAAGGTCCTCGAAGCGGCCAGGGCCAATCCCGCAATTGCCGCCGATCCCGCAATCGAGACCGCCGCAAGCGCGCTCGATCTTGCAGGCAGCAAGGTCGACGACAGCGAACTCGTCGGACTGCGCGAGAAAGCATCGGCCAATCCGCAGGACATGGATGCCCGCCTCGCATACGCCGAAGCTGCCTTCGCTGCAGGTGAGCGCGATGCATCGGCAGCGGAATTGCTCGCCATGGTTGAAGCCGACCGCGAGTGGAACGAGGGTGCAGCGCGGACCAAGCTCGTTGAGATTTTCAGCGCTGTCGGATTGGAAGATCCGTGGGTCGTGGAGACAAGGCGCAAGCTTTCGAGGTTGCTGTTTGGATGA
- a CDS encoding LON peptidase substrate-binding domain-containing protein → MTRKISIFPLPEAILFPGLQLPLHIFEPRYRELVGSALAKDRLIGIIQPQTSVTNAPLYDVGCLGRIGDVEALEDGRYNIVLEGEARFRVLRELDVNTAFRQVEADLLEDPPEQFLASVERAGFEFEAKRFAAMQGYKVDWESVERLDDETLINGVAQIIPFDSAAKQALLEAPTLSDRCELMIQLMQFFALRDDDDEIVTLQ, encoded by the coding sequence TTGACCCGCAAAATTTCCATCTTTCCGTTGCCGGAAGCGATCCTGTTCCCGGGCCTGCAATTGCCGCTGCACATATTCGAGCCACGTTACCGCGAGCTCGTTGGCAGCGCGCTTGCCAAAGACCGGTTGATCGGCATCATCCAGCCGCAGACGTCGGTGACCAACGCTCCGCTTTACGACGTTGGTTGCCTTGGCAGGATCGGCGATGTCGAAGCGCTTGAGGATGGGCGTTACAACATCGTGCTGGAAGGCGAAGCGCGCTTCCGCGTCCTGCGCGAACTCGATGTGAACACCGCCTTCCGCCAGGTCGAAGCAGATTTGCTCGAAGATCCGCCGGAGCAATTCCTCGCAAGCGTTGAGCGAGCAGGCTTCGAATTCGAGGCCAAGCGTTTCGCAGCGATGCAAGGATACAAAGTGGATTGGGAATCGGTCGAACGGCTGGACGATGAAACGCTGATCAACGGCGTTGCGCAGATCATCCCGTTTGATTCAGCGGCCAAGCAGGCGCTTCTCGAGGCGCCCACCCTTTCGGACCGCTGCGAGCTGATGATCCAGTTGATGCAGTTCTTCGCGCTGCGTGACGATGACGACGAGATCGTGACCCTGCAGTAG
- a CDS encoding MarC family protein, whose protein sequence is MTQLFISAFITLFVVIDPPGCAPIYAGLTKGATPAQRRNMAIRACFIAAIILLIFALFGEDLLGALHIELDSFRIAGGFMLFWIAFEMVFEKRTQRREDRAQKVASTPEVEDVSVFPMAMPMLAGPGAIAAIMLLMNEATGLEQSLVVLGALGTVLVLTMLALIAAGPLMKLFGDRVEAVITRLLGVLLAALAAQYVIDGLKGSFGI, encoded by the coding sequence ATGACCCAGCTTTTCATCTCTGCATTCATCACGCTTTTCGTGGTGATCGACCCGCCAGGCTGCGCGCCGATCTATGCGGGTCTGACAAAGGGGGCAACGCCAGCCCAGCGCCGCAACATGGCGATCCGTGCGTGTTTCATCGCGGCGATCATCCTGCTGATTTTCGCGTTGTTCGGCGAGGATCTCCTCGGGGCACTCCACATCGAACTCGACAGCTTCCGTATCGCTGGCGGGTTCATGTTGTTCTGGATCGCATTTGAAATGGTCTTCGAAAAGCGCACCCAGCGCCGCGAAGACCGCGCGCAAAAAGTCGCCTCGACGCCTGAAGTCGAAGACGTGTCGGTCTTCCCGATGGCCATGCCGATGCTGGCGGGACCGGGTGCGATCGCTGCAATCATGCTGCTGATGAATGAAGCCACCGGTCTTGAGCAGAGCCTGGTGGTGTTGGGCGCGCTTGGTACGGTTCTGGTGCTGACGATGCTTGCACTGATCGCGGCCGGGCCGCTGATGAAGCTGTTCGGCGACCGGGTCGAAGCGGTGATCACGCGGCTTCTCGGCGTGTTGTTGGCCGCCCTGGCCGCACAATATGTCATCGATGGGCTGAAGGGCAGTTTCGGGATCTAG
- the folD gene encoding bifunctional methylenetetrahydrofolate dehydrogenase/methenyltetrahydrofolate cyclohydrolase FolD → MTAERIDGKAFAALLRERVGALAGQFSNKTGRKAGLAVVLVGEDPASQVYVRSKHKATLAAGMESFEHRLPADTTDSDLLALIQQLNKDDAVDGILVQLPLPDHLDEQTVIASISPDKDVDGFHVTNAGRLAVGQRGFVPCTPLGCMMLLTDRLGDLSGLEAVVIGRSNIVGKPMAQLLLDANATVTIAHSRTKDLPSVVKRADIVVAAVGRAEMVKAEWLKDGATVVDVGINRLPPAEGEEKGRLVGDVDYAGAQGVASAITPVPGGVGPMTIAVLLRNTLVAAYRNAGLEVPESL, encoded by the coding sequence ATGACTGCTGAACGGATCGACGGAAAAGCCTTTGCTGCCCTCCTGCGGGAGCGTGTTGGCGCGCTCGCAGGACAGTTCTCAAACAAGACTGGTCGCAAGGCGGGGCTTGCTGTGGTGCTGGTGGGCGAAGACCCGGCCAGCCAGGTCTACGTGCGTTCCAAGCACAAGGCGACCCTGGCCGCCGGGATGGAGAGTTTCGAGCATCGGCTGCCTGCAGATACGACCGACAGCGACCTGCTCGCACTGATCCAACAGCTCAACAAGGACGATGCCGTAGACGGCATTCTGGTCCAGTTGCCTCTGCCGGACCATCTCGACGAGCAGACTGTCATCGCAAGCATCAGTCCGGACAAGGATGTCGATGGCTTTCACGTGACCAATGCCGGACGACTGGCAGTGGGTCAGCGCGGGTTCGTGCCGTGCACGCCGCTTGGCTGCATGATGCTGCTGACCGACAGACTGGGCGATTTGTCCGGCCTTGAAGCCGTGGTTATCGGCCGTTCCAATATCGTCGGCAAACCGATGGCCCAGCTCCTGCTCGATGCCAACGCCACCGTCACCATCGCCCATAGCCGGACCAAGGATTTGCCGAGCGTGGTCAAGCGCGCTGACATCGTGGTTGCAGCCGTTGGCCGCGCCGAAATGGTCAAGGCCGAATGGCTCAAGGACGGCGCGACAGTGGTCGACGTTGGCATCAACCGCCTGCCGCCTGCCGAAGGCGAGGAAAAGGGGCGACTGGTCGGCGATGTCGACTATGCCGGCGCACAAGGCGTTGCTTCCGCAATTACGCCGGTACCGGGCGGTGTCGGCCCGATGACGATCGCCGTGCTCCTGCGCAACACGCTGGTTGCCGCATACCGCAACGCCGGTCTCGAAGTGCCGGAGAGCTTGTGA
- a CDS encoding YggT family protein: MAFLDAIIQMVGIVTRVLITLVIVQFVIGLLFAFNVVNHRNQFLSSVYDAINRLLDPLFRPMRRFLPNTGAIDFSPLVLIILLQFVMILLDALRSSIG, encoded by the coding sequence ATGGCATTTTTAGACGCGATTATTCAGATGGTGGGGATCGTTACGCGGGTCCTGATAACGCTAGTTATCGTCCAGTTCGTGATTGGCCTCCTTTTTGCATTCAACGTGGTGAACCACCGCAACCAGTTCCTGTCATCGGTATACGATGCAATAAATCGCCTTTTGGATCCGCTCTTCCGTCCGATGAGGAGGTTTCTTCCGAACACTGGCGCCATCGATTTTTCGCCCCTCGTGCTAATCATACTGCTCCAGTTTGTTATGATCCTTCTAGACGCGTTAAGAAGTAGCATCGGATGA
- the argB gene encoding acetylglutamate kinase encodes MHEASTKAQTLIEALPYFQRYAGRSFVVKYGGNAMGDEDAEREFAEDVVLLKAVGINPVVVHGGGPQIGAMLKKLGVESTFVDGLRVTDKQTAEIAEMVLSGAINKALVSSIARAGGKAVGLSGKDGNLVTARKVERTTKDPESNIEKVLDLGFVGEPCAVDTAIIETATAAGMIPIIAPIGSGEDGHTYNINADTMAGALASALGAARLLLLTDVPGVLGKDGSLLTDLTPADIAALRADGTISGGMIPKLETCVDAVEAGCEAAVVLDGRVPHAMLLEFFTARGAGTLISAG; translated from the coding sequence ATGCACGAAGCAAGCACCAAGGCGCAAACGCTGATCGAAGCGCTGCCCTATTTCCAGCGCTATGCAGGACGCAGCTTTGTCGTGAAATACGGCGGCAACGCGATGGGCGATGAAGACGCGGAGCGGGAGTTTGCCGAAGACGTGGTCCTGCTCAAGGCGGTCGGCATCAATCCGGTGGTGGTCCACGGGGGCGGCCCGCAGATCGGGGCCATGCTCAAGAAGCTGGGCGTGGAAAGCACCTTCGTCGACGGGCTGCGGGTGACCGACAAGCAGACGGCGGAAATCGCTGAAATGGTCCTGTCGGGCGCGATCAACAAGGCGCTGGTATCGTCCATCGCGCGGGCAGGGGGCAAGGCTGTCGGCCTGTCCGGCAAGGATGGCAATCTCGTGACGGCGCGCAAGGTGGAGCGCACCACCAAAGACCCCGAAAGCAATATCGAGAAGGTGCTCGATCTCGGCTTCGTGGGCGAACCTTGCGCGGTCGACACCGCGATTATCGAGACAGCCACTGCGGCAGGCATGATCCCCATCATCGCACCCATCGGTTCGGGCGAAGATGGTCACACCTACAATATCAACGCAGACACCATGGCAGGCGCATTGGCATCGGCTCTTGGCGCTGCCCGGTTGCTGCTGCTGACCGATGTGCCGGGGGTGCTGGGCAAGGACGGTTCGCTGCTCACGGACCTGACGCCGGCCGACATCGCTGCCCTGCGCGCGGATGGCACCATCAGCGGCGGGATGATCCCGAAGCTGGAGACCTGCGTCGATGCGGTCGAGGCCGGATGCGAGGCCGCAGTTGTGCTTGATGGGCGTGTGCCCCACGCAATGCTGCTCGAATTCTTCACCGCGAGAGGTGCAGGCACCTTGATAAGCGCGGGATAG
- a CDS encoding sulfotransferase domain-containing protein: MSQAAGRRARNIEEFGANMGALAAAEPQPHHTIVPQPGDIFITSWAKSGTTMTQQMFHQLRMIAATGKSDMDFDDISRMTPWEDTALILDMDMNAPQRAAPRGFKSHRAYEGLPDGARYIITLRDPHETYVSMHRFFDGWHLEAGAMSLEDFLPLWLGGGPGGCDYYAHLLSWYARREEPDTLLATYRWAAKNQPAMIRKMAAFLGIEVTEDQVDAVAHCTSRSFMHDHKDRFDDAMICAVMEERLGIPAASDSTKVQAAGSDGSIVPASISSEIDRLWAERIEPVTGHKDYASLAAEIDQRMG; this comes from the coding sequence ATGAGCCAGGCCGCCGGCCGCCGTGCGCGGAATATCGAGGAATTCGGGGCGAACATGGGCGCGCTCGCCGCGGCCGAACCTCAGCCGCACCACACGATCGTTCCTCAGCCGGGCGATATCTTCATCACCAGCTGGGCCAAGAGCGGCACCACCATGACGCAGCAGATGTTCCATCAGCTGCGCATGATCGCCGCCACCGGCAAGAGCGACATGGACTTCGACGACATCAGCCGGATGACGCCGTGGGAAGATACCGCGCTGATTCTCGACATGGACATGAACGCCCCCCAGCGCGCCGCGCCGCGCGGGTTCAAGAGCCACCGGGCATACGAAGGACTGCCGGACGGCGCGCGCTACATCATCACCCTGCGCGATCCGCATGAGACGTATGTTTCGATGCACCGTTTCTTCGATGGCTGGCATCTGGAAGCCGGGGCCATGTCACTGGAAGATTTCCTGCCGCTATGGCTGGGCGGAGGGCCGGGCGGTTGCGATTATTACGCCCATCTGCTGAGCTGGTACGCGCGCCGCGAGGAACCTGATACGCTGCTGGCGACCTATCGCTGGGCGGCGAAAAACCAGCCCGCTATGATCCGCAAGATGGCCGCATTCCTGGGGATTGAGGTTACCGAGGACCAGGTCGATGCGGTGGCGCACTGCACTTCGCGCAGCTTCATGCATGACCACAAGGACCGCTTCGACGATGCGATGATATGCGCCGTGATGGAAGAACGGCTCGGCATTCCCGCCGCCAGCGATTCTACCAAGGTCCAAGCTGCGGGCAGCGATGGGAGCATTGTGCCTGCATCGATCTCCAGCGAGATCGACCGGTTATGGGCCGAACGGATCGAACCGGTAACCGGACACAAGGACTACGCCTCGCTCGCAGCGGAAATCGACCAGCGCATGGGGTAG
- a CDS encoding YdcH family protein — MSQHTPNELTTIFARDRELVTRLKQDNAHYARLADEYHEVNREVHRIEAEADAASDERVEALKKKRLGLLDEISAIVTEARTLGEIQP, encoded by the coding sequence ATGTCGCAGCACACACCCAATGAACTGACCACGATCTTCGCCCGCGACCGCGAGCTTGTCACGCGCCTGAAGCAGGACAATGCGCACTATGCCCGACTGGCCGACGAATATCACGAGGTGAACCGCGAGGTGCACCGCATCGAGGCAGAGGCAGATGCCGCCAGCGACGAACGTGTGGAGGCACTCAAGAAAAAGCGCCTCGGCCTGCTCGACGAAATCTCCGCGATCGTGACCGAGGCGCGGACGCTTGGCGAAATCCAGCCCTGA
- a CDS encoding DUF1294 domain-containing protein yields MTPWMPLLEMLVYYLIAMNLAAFSAFGIDKSLAENGQWRISEATLILFATFGGMPGALAGRSLFRHKTRKRSFNEKLLASGLMQVAAVGGIAFLYITRETPEDVAARKAVERSVYYSGCNSVRAAGRAPLLRGEPGYRSEMDGDGDGIACEPVY; encoded by the coding sequence TATTACCTGATCGCCATGAATCTGGCGGCTTTTTCCGCATTCGGGATCGACAAGTCGCTGGCGGAAAACGGGCAGTGGCGGATCAGCGAGGCGACCTTAATCCTCTTCGCCACGTTTGGCGGAATGCCCGGCGCGCTGGCAGGCCGATCACTATTCCGGCACAAGACCAGAAAGCGCAGCTTCAACGAGAAGCTGCTGGCATCCGGGCTTATGCAAGTTGCCGCTGTTGGCGGCATCGCCTTCCTCTACATCACGCGCGAAACTCCCGAAGATGTGGCTGCGCGCAAGGCCGTGGAACGGTCGGTATATTATTCCGGTTGCAACAGCGTGCGCGCTGCGGGGAGGGCACCGCTTCTTCGCGGAGAGCCGGGCTACCGTTCCGAAATGGACGGAGATGGCGACGGGATTGCGTGCGAACCCGTTTATTGA